CTTTGACGGCAATCATTCAAAAAAAGCCACTTTAAATTATTTTGAAAGTTTATTACCAACTATTACGAACGATTGCGTTTGGATATTTGATGATATTCATTGGTCTACAGAAATGGAAGAAGCTTGGGAGAGCATTAAAAATCACCCAAAAGTTAAAGTTACCATTGACACTTTTCAATGGGGATTTGTTTTTTTTAGAAAAGAACAAGAAAAAGAGCATTTTATAATTCGAGTATAATCGTAAAGAATCCTTTTGTTAAGCCCAAACAGAAATATTTTTTTGTAACAAAAATGTATTCAATACTACTTATGATTAATTCAAAAGTGTTTTGTACTTTTAAAATCTAAAATATCTAATACAACAATCGTAAATTCCGATGGCAAAACCGCTTATAAAAATAACCAATATCAAACGAGATTTTGTTCTCGGAAATGAAATCGTTTATGTGTTAAAAGGCATTGATTTAGAAATAAATAAAGGAGAATATGTAGCGCTGATGGGGCCTTCAGGATCTGGAAAGTCTACTTTAATGAACCTTCTTGGATGCTTAGATACTCCTACTTCAGGCTCTTATGTTTTGAACGGAAAAGATGTCAGCCAAATGAAAGATGATGAATTGGCGGAAATTCGCAATAAAGAAATTGGTTTTGTTTTCCAGACATTCAATCTTTTACCAAGAACTACGGCATTAGATAATGTGGCACTGCCAATGATTTATGCAGGTTTTTCTAAAACAGATCGTAATAAACGCGCCACAGAAGTTTTAGAACAAGTAAATCTTTCTGACAGAATGGATCACCAACCCAACCAACTTTCAGGAGGACAACGTCAACGTGTCGCTATCGCTAGAGCTTTGGTAAACAAACCATCTATTATTCTTGCTGATGAACCTACAGGAAATCTAGATAGCAAAACTTCTGTTGAGATAATGAAGCTTTTTGGAGACATCCATTCCAAAGGAAACACCGTTATTTTAGTAACTCACGAAGAAGAAATTGCCGCTTACGCCAATAGAGTAATTCGTTTACGCGATGGATTGATAGAAAGCGATACTACTAAATAATTGATTCGGTTAATTAATTATTTGTTTAACCGATTAAACAACAAAAATGAAAGTATACACAAAAACAGGAGATTTAGGAACCACAGCTCTTTTTGGAGGAACTAGAGTACCAAAAGATCACGCCCGAATAGAAAGTTACGGAACAGTTGATGAATTGAACTCTCACATTGGTTTAATTCGAGATCAAGATATGAATGTTCATTACAAACAAACACTAATTGAAATTCAAGATAGATTGTTTACCATAGGAGCCATACTTGCTACACCACCGGAAAAAGAAGTATTAAAAAATGGCGAACTCCGTTTAAAAAAACTAGGAATTATCGAATCCGACATTGAATTACTTGAAAAAGAAATTGATGCCATGGAAGAAGCCTTACCGCCAATGACTCATTTTGTATTACCTGGAGGACACACTACAGTGTCATATTGTCATATTGCGCGCTGTGTTTGCCGCCGTGCAGAACGTTTAGCAGTACATTTAAGCCATAATGAGCCCGTTGCCGAAATTGCAATTAAGTACTTAAACCGACTTTCTGACTATCTTTTTGTGTTGGCACGAAAGTTGTCTCATGATTTAAACGCCGAGGAAGTTCAATGGATTCCTAGGAAATAGTTATTTGTATTTAGAGGAGCGTTTTAATTCAAAAATTAGCACTATTCATCTAAAACATTAAACAAAAAAAGACGTTCTTAACTTTTTATTAAAATAAATCGATTTTTACTTGTCTCTTTCAGTAAAAAATTTATTTTTGCACAAAACTAAATTGACAAAACATGTATTGGACATTAGAATTAGCATCCTATCTTAGTGATGCACCGTGGCCTGCTAACAAAGACGAACTTATTGACTACGCTATTAGAGCAGGAGCTCCATTAGAAGTAGTAGAAAACCTTCAATCAATTGAGGATGAAGGCGAGATATATGAATCAATGGAAGAAATTTGGCCAGATTATCCTACAGACGAAGATTATCTTTGGAACGAGGATGAATATTAAAAAATAACCCAAGGAAAAAGTCTCAAAAGAGGCTTTTTTTTTGTTTAAGTTTACACATTTACATAAAATAGAAATAAAATAAATCATGAGTTTCATAAACAGTATTATTAAAGTCTTTGTTGGTGACAAGTCACAAAAAGATGTCAAAGTTTTACAACCTTATCTTAATAAAATCAAGACTTTTGAAAGTAGTCTAATGTCATTATCTAATGATGAGCTTAGAGCGCGTACGGTTTTCTTTAAAGAAAGAATCAAACAAGCGCGAAGTGAAAAAGATGCTAAAATTGCTTCATTACAAATTGAAGTAGAAGGTATTGAAGATATTGACAAAAGAGAAGATATTTATATCGCTATTGATACTTTAGAAAAAGAAGCTTACGATATTTCTGAAAAAACATTAATGGAAATTCTTCCTGAAGCATTTGCAGTTGTTAAAGAAACAGCAAGACGATTCAAAGAAAACACCCAACTTGTTGTAAATGCGACTCCTAAAGATCGCGAACTTTCAGCTACTAAAAGCTACATTACTTTAGATGGTGATAATGCTATTTGGGCAAACTCATGGAGTGCTGCTGGTAAAGAAATTACTTGGGATATGATCCACTATGATGTGCAATTAATTGGTGGAATGGTTTTGCATGAAGGAAAAGTAGCCGAAATGCAAACAGGTGAAGGAAAAACATTAGTGGCAACATTACCATTATACTTAAATGCTTTAACTGGAAATGGCGTGCATTTAGTAACTGTAAATGACTACTTAGCAAAACGTGATAGCACTTGGAAAGCTCCTTTGTTTGAATTTCATGGGTTAACAGTTGAATGTATTGACAATTACCAACCAAGCTCTGAAGGAAGGAAAAAAGCTTATGATGCTGATATCACTTACGGAACTAATAACGAATTTGGTTTTGACTACTTAAGAGATAATATG
Above is a window of Flavobacterium sp. 123 DNA encoding:
- a CDS encoding ABC transporter ATP-binding protein; translation: MAKPLIKITNIKRDFVLGNEIVYVLKGIDLEINKGEYVALMGPSGSGKSTLMNLLGCLDTPTSGSYVLNGKDVSQMKDDELAEIRNKEIGFVFQTFNLLPRTTALDNVALPMIYAGFSKTDRNKRATEVLEQVNLSDRMDHQPNQLSGGQRQRVAIARALVNKPSIILADEPTGNLDSKTSVEIMKLFGDIHSKGNTVILVTHEEEIAAYANRVIRLRDGLIESDTTK
- a CDS encoding cob(I)yrinic acid a,c-diamide adenosyltransferase, producing MKVYTKTGDLGTTALFGGTRVPKDHARIESYGTVDELNSHIGLIRDQDMNVHYKQTLIEIQDRLFTIGAILATPPEKEVLKNGELRLKKLGIIESDIELLEKEIDAMEEALPPMTHFVLPGGHTTVSYCHIARCVCRRAERLAVHLSHNEPVAEIAIKYLNRLSDYLFVLARKLSHDLNAEEVQWIPRK
- a CDS encoding DUF2795 domain-containing protein, coding for MYWTLELASYLSDAPWPANKDELIDYAIRAGAPLEVVENLQSIEDEGEIYESMEEIWPDYPTDEDYLWNEDEY